AGGCTATACAAACAATGTAGAAAAGCGTGTAGCTGTACATAATGCTGGTAAAGGGGCAAAATATACAAGAGCCAGAGGACCAGTGGAATGTATTTATATGGAGGAGTTCGAAACAAAACAAGAGGCAATGCGTGCAGAATATGCTTTTAAGCAACTAACAAGAGCACAAAAAATTAATTATATAAGGAGGGGTGAATCGTGAAATCACAAAAAAGTACCATACACGATCAGACAGGCTGTTTATATCTTGTAGGAACACCTATTGGAAATCTAGAGGATATGAGCGTCCGTGCACTACGCATTTTAAAAGAAGCAGATATCATAGCAGCAGAAGATACTAGAAATACAAAGAAGCTGTGTAACTACTTTGACATTGAAACACCTTTAATAAGTTATCATGAACATAATTTAATCGTTGGAGGAGAAAAATTATTAGCTTTATTACAGGAGGGAAAAACAATAGCATTAGTGAGTGATGCAGGTTTACCTTGTATTTCTGATCCAGGAGCAGATATAGTTGAAAAGGCAATCGCTCAGAATTTTCCGGTTGTGCCGGTCCCGGGTCCGAATGCAGCACTATCTGCTTTAATTGCATCTGGATTAACACCTCAGCCGTTTTTCTTTTATGGATTTTTAAATCGCGGAAAAAAGGAACGTCGACAGCAATTAGAGCAGCTAAAAAAACGTCAGGAAACAATACTGTTCTACGAGGCACCTCATCGCTTAAAGGAAACCTTAAAAGATATGGAGCTTATTCTTGGAAATCGTCGAATTGTATTAGCGCGTGAGTTGACAAAGAAATTCGAGGAGTTTTTAAGAGGGAGTCTCAATGAGGCGGTGGAATGGTCTCAAAATGAGGAAATCCGAGGAGAATTTTGTATTATCCTTGAAGGAAACAGCAATTTTGAGGAAGAGGATAACGAGGAAGTGTATTGGGGAAAAATGTCCTTTGTTGAACATGTCGATTATATTATTGCTCAGGAAGGTGTTACATCAAAAGAAGCTATAAAAGAAGTAGCCAAACTACGTCAAGTATCTAAACGAGATGTATATAATGAATATCATAACTAATAAAAAGAAGAGGTTGCCTTTAGAGAGGCGACCTCTTTTGTATATTTAACCAAGTTGGGAATTATGTTTTTTTATTAATTATAAATGTTTAAATTGATAATAATTGTAAAAAATAGTACCCTTAAAATGTGAAAGGTCTGACATGGACATTATAAGGGTCTCCTAATTTGGGTATATTAAAAACTAAGTCATTTATTTTTTTAAGTTATTTTGAATTTCTTTCACTAACATTTCTGCGCCTTCTGGACTTAAAATTAATTTGCCTCCAACTAGACGGAAGTTATCATCAGATACTTCGCCAGTAACTGCACATGTCATGTTAGGCATATATTTTTTTAAGATGATTTTATCATCATCCACATAGATTTCTAAAGCATCCTTTTCAGCAATACCTAAAGTACGGCGTAGTTCGATAGGAATTACTACACGACCTAACTCATCGACTTTACGAACAATTCCTGTTGATTTCATAATTATTTTTCCTCCTAATGTTAAAAGTTATATTGGTATTTCGTCAAATTTCGACATAATTTCTTTGTCTGATAGTTATCATACCAAGTAATGCCATAAACGTCAATTAATTAATGCACTAATATTATTGTTTTTAAAAAAATTTTTGAGGAGAAAACAGATATATTGATTTTTATAAAAGGTTTTTATTATATATTTTAATTTATAGTAAAAAAGCTTCTTATTTAAGACATTTAATGGATTGAATATATGATTCGACAATTTTCGCGTACGATTCAAACTTTCATTGAAACGAATTTCGTACTTCGTTAGAATAGATAGTATACTGTGAAACAATGGAGGCAGTTCTTGTGAGCGAACAAAACAAAACATTCTATATAACAACCCCAATCTATTATCCAAGTGGAAAATTTCATATTGGTACAGCGTATACAACTGTAGCATCAGATACAATTGCACGCTATAAACGTTTACGTGGATATGATGTACGTTTTTTAACTGGAATGGATGAGCATGGGCAAAAAATTCAAGAGAAAGCAGCTGAAGCGGGCAAGCATCCACAGGAATATGTGAATGAAATTGCAGATGCTGCAAAAAGACTATGGGCTTTAATGGATATTTCATATGATGATTTCATTCAAACAACCCAAGAACGACATACGAAAGCTGTCGAAAAAATCTTCCAAAAGTTTTTAGATAATAATGATATTTATAAAGGTGAATATGAGGGGTGGTACTGTACTCCCTGTGAATCATTCTTTACCGAAACACAACTAGAGAATGGAAACTGTCCTGACTGCGGTCGTCCAGTGCATAAAGTTAAAGAGGAATCATATTTCTTTAATATGAAGAAATATGCAGATCGTCTTTTAGCTTACTATGAAGAAAACCTGGAGTTCATTGAACCTGAATCTCGAAAAAATGAGATGATTAATAACTTTATTAAACCAGGGCTAGAAGACTTATCTGTATCAAGAACATCATTCGACTGGGGAATTAAAGTACCCGGTGATCCTAAACATGTTATTTATGTTTGGGTGGATGCCTTAACGAACTATATTACTGCTTTAGGCTATCTTTCAGAGGATGAGACATTATTCAACAAATATTGGCCAGCAGATGTACATGTAGTTGGAAAGGATATAGTTCGTTTCCATACAATATATTGGCCAATTTTCCTAATGGCGCTAGACTTACCGCTTCCTAAGAAAGTGTTTGCACATGGTTTTATTATGATGAAAGATGGTAAAATGTCTAAATCGAAGGGCAATGTTATCTATCCAGAAATGTTAATCGACCGTTATGGCCTAGATGCGACACGTTATTTCCTATTACGCGAGCTACCATTTGGTTCTGATGGTGTATTTTCACCAGAATCATTTGTGGAACGAACTAACTTTGATCTTGCGAATGATTTAGGAAATTTATTGAATCGTACAATTTCTATGATTAATAAATATTTCGATGGTATTATTCCTACAGAAAATCTTTTACCAACAGAGTTTGATGCGGCTTTAAAAGAGCAAGCTGAGACGGTGCGTATTAAATATGAAGAAAGTATGGAAAAAATGCAATTTAGTGTTGTATTGGCAGACTTATGGACACTTGTTTCACGCACGAATAAATATATAGATGAAACTCAACCATGGGTTCTAGCAAAGGAGGAAACAGATAAACCAAAATTAGGCGCTGTTATGCGAAATTTGGCGGAAAGTTTACACCAAATTGCCGTCATGTTACAACCGTTTATGACATCTTCACCTAAACGAATAATTGAACAATTAGGCTTGGATGACAGATTCTTAGCATGGGATACAATTGAAACATTCGGCAATACTATTCCAGCAAACATTAAAGTGGTAGAAAAAGGTATTCCAATATTCCCACGCTTAGAGAGTGAAGTAGAGATTGCCTATATTCGTGATGAAATGCGTGGTTCAGTAAAGACGTTGCAGGAAGAGGAGCCTAAAGATCAATCGAAAACTTCCGGGATTCCAGAAATTCCTGAAATTTCAATTGATGATTTTATGAAAATCGATTTGCGTGTAGCAACGGTAACTGCATGTGAAACAGTTCCGAAAGCAGATAAATTATTAAAGCTTCAAGTTGATCTTGGATATGAGCAGCGACAAGTAGTTTCAGGCATTGCTAAGTTCTATTCTCCTGACGAATTAGTTGGTCAAAAGGTGATAGTAGTTGCTAATTTGAAACCGGTGAAATTACGAGGTGAATTATCTCAAGGTATGATTTTAGCTGGTGAAAAAGATGGAATTTTAAAATTAGCTTCCGTCGATCCAAAGCTTGAAAATGGAGCAAAAGTTAAGTAAAGAATTTTAGAGGGCCTGCTGAATGTAAAAATTCAGCAGGCTTTTAAAATCTTTTAGCTATTCTCAGTAAGTGTTATTTTAAGATAATTTATAGAAGGGAAATTATGTATTTTGATAGGTAAATGGTAGTGAATAAGGCATTTGGGATTATGTGTAATGTCACAATACCAAATTGTTTGTAATATATTTGTAATGCTTACGCAAAAAAAGAAATAATATTTTTTAATAAAATCTATGTTAGGAGAATGACGATGTTCATCGATACACATGTACACTTAAACGCAGATCAGTACACAGAAGATTTACAAGAGGTTATTGATAGAGCCCTTGAGGCAAAGGTAGAAACAATGGTTGTGGTTGGATTTGACCGAAAAACCATTGAAAAGACTATGCAACTGATTGAACAATATGATTTTGTTTATGGTGTCATAGGGTGGCACCCGGTTGATGCGATTGATTGTACACAAGAAGATTTGAATTGGATTGAGGAATTAACAGCACATCCAAAAATAGTTGGTATTGGTGAAACCGGGTTGGACTACTATTGGGATAAATCTCCGAAGGATGTTCAACAAGCACTTTTCCGCAAGCAAATTCATTTAGCGCAAAAGGTGAATTTACCAATCATTATTCATAACAGGGATGCAACAGGGGATGTTGTACGAATTTTACGTGAAGAAAATGCAGCATCTGTTGGAGGCGTTATGCATTGTTATAGTGGCAGTGTAGAAACAGCACATGAATGTATTGCTATGAATTTTATGATTAGCCTTGGTGGGCCGGTGACATTTAAAAATGCACGGATGCCCAAGGAAGTGGCGACAGAAATACCGTTAGAGCATTTGATGATTGAAACAGATGCACCGTATCTAGCGCCTCATCCATATCGAGGAAAGCGTAATGAACCAGCATTTGTGCCATTAGTGGCAGAAGAAATTGCGCGTTTAAAAGGGTTAACGATTGAGGAAATTGCACAGGTAACAACAGCCAATGCGAAAAAATTTTTTAGGATTGACGTTTAACTAGCTGAGATGCCTCCAATATTGGGTTTGTGGTTGGTCAAAATGGCGAAGTCAATTTTCCAGAAATACTTTCGGGTTGACAGTGCCAAATCTAGTCCGTATAATCCAACCTTGTATTAAGGAGGCGTTTTTTCATGTCAAATAATTCCATGAAAAACTTGTTCTTAGGATCATTGAGGAGTAAGCAAACAGTGATAAGAATTATTTCACTTGTCCTGTTTGTATCTGTAATTTCATTTGTACTTTATCAAGGTACTAAACAAACCGTAACGCTTGAAGCAAACGGAGAAAAAATCGAAGTAGCAACACATGCCAAAACTGTAGAACAATTATTACAAGATCAAAATATAGACATAGCAGAGCATGACAAAATATCACCCTCTCTGAACACCAAAATTGTTAATGGATTAGCAATTTCATGGGAACAGGCAAAAGAAGTAACCATTTCAGTTGATGGAAATCAGTCAAAAGTTTGGACAACTGAAACACTAGTGAAAGACATTTTGAAAGAAGCGAATATTCAAGTATCTGAGCACGACTCTTTAGTACAAGGTCTGGATACAAAAGTAGGAGCAGATAACAAAATTGATATTCAAAAAGCGTTTCCAGTAGCTCTTGTCGATGGTGTAAAAGAAAGACAAGTATGGTCCACTTCGACTACGGTCGCTAACTTTTTAAAACAACAAGGAATTCAGCTTAATGAATTCGATCGTGTCGAAAATAACCTCGAGGACGTTCTTACTCCGAAGAGTAAAATCACAGTAGTTCGCGTAGAAAAGGTTATCGATGTAGTGGAAGACTCTTTAGATTTCGCAGTTGAAAAGAAGCAAGATGCTTCGTTGCAGAAGGGAAAACAAAAAGTAATGACAACGGGCGAGAAAGGTTCTATTTCTCGAACGTTTGAAGTCGTGAAAGAAAATGGTAAAGAGGTAGCTAGAAATCTAAAAACTGAAAAGGTTCTAAAGGAGCCGAAGAAGCAAGTGGTTGCAGTAGGTACTAAAACTGTTGTGGCAAGTGCAGCGACTGTATCACGTGGTTCAGCAGAGCCAGCTAACGGTAAAGAATTTTACGTTACGGCAACAGCCTATACACCGTATTGTAAGGGATGTTCAGGTACATCTGCCACTGGCATTAATTTACGTTCAGGTGCTGGATTAAAAGTAATTGCGGTAGATCCATCTGTTATTAAGCTTGGCTCAAAAGTATGGGTTGAAGGCTATGGAACAGCGGTTGCTGGGGATACTGGTGGCGCAATTAAGGGTAATAAGATCGATATACTTGTACAATCTGATGCCCAAGCTAGTAAGTGGGGCGTAAAGAAAGTGCGTATAAAAGTATTAAATTAAAAAAACTGTAAAATTAATCTAAAATGTTTTTCACTAATTGTAGCTTTCCTGTTTTGACTGGCGGGAAAGCTTTTTATCTTTATTTAGTGGACAAAGTTTGTACCTTATAGGAAGAATGTAAATACTTTGTCCAAGGATACATAACCGTGTATTTCTGTACAATCAAACAGTGCAGTTGTAAAATGGTCTGAAGATAAGGTAGAAAAGAGGAGCCTTTTTGCAAATAAAAGAAATCATTGTGGTTGAAGGAAAAGATGATACAACTGCCATTAAAAGAGCTGTACATGCAGATACTATAGAAACAAATGGATCAGCAATTTCAGAAGAAACGCTGAAGCGAATTCAGCATGCTCAGGATAAAAGAGGTGTCATCGTTTTTACTGATCCTGATTATCCAGGACGTCGAATTCGTGCAATTATAGAAGAGCGTGTGAAAGGGGTTAAGCATGCCTTCTTACCAAAAGCAAAAACAATTGCCAAAAACGGTAAAGGGCTTGGAATTGAGCACGCAGCAGATGAAGATATACGAAAGGCGCTCCAACAGGTCTATACGCCATGTAGTATAGAGCCGATAACTGATGATATTACATTAGAGGATTTAATGACAGCACGTTTAATTGGACATCCTCGTGCAAAATATCGTCGGGATCGTCTTGGGGAGCTATTGAATATTGGCGCAACAAATGGTAAGCAGCTTCACAAAAGATTAAAAATGTTTCAAATTACAGAACAGCAATTTGGTGCGGCTGTCGCACAGCTAGATCAGGAGGAAAACAATGCATAAGGATATTGCAACACCAATTAGAACACAAGAAATTTTAAAAAAATATGGATTTTCATTTAAAAAAAGCTTAGGTCAAAATTTTTTAATAGATCCCAACATTTTAAGAAATATTGTTAGTCATGCAAATTTAACTGAAAATAGTGGTGCAATTGAAGTGGGTCCTGGCATTGGGGCATTGACTGAACACTTAGCTAGAAGTGCAAAAAAGGTCGTATCCTTTGAAATTGATCAACGACTTTTACCTGTATTAGAAGATACATTAAGTCCATATAATAATGTGACAATTGTACATTCAGATATTTTAAAGGCAGATGTTGCTAAAATAATTGAGGAAGAGATGTCGGGTATTGAGGATATTATGGTAGTAGCAAATTTGCCGTATTATGTGACAACACCGATTTTAATGAAATTGCTAAATGATCGTTTACCGATAAGAGGCTTTGTTGTCATGATGCAAAAGGAGGTTGCAGATCGTATAACGGCCAAACCGGGAACAAAAGAGTATGGTTCATTATCGATAGCAATCCAATATTATGTGAAGGCTGATATTGCCATGACGGTACCAAAAACTGTATTCATGCCACAACCTAATGTAGATTCTGCGGTCATTCGCTTAATTAAGCATGATGAACCCCCTGTAAAAGTGATTGATGAGGATTTCTTATTTGTCGTGACACGTGCGTCCTTTGTGCAGCGAAGAAAAACAATCTTCAATAATTTACAATCGGGTTTACCAAATGGAAAGCAAAATAAAGAGAAAATTTTAGAGGCTTTAACAGCAGTCAATATAGAGCCAACCCGTCGAGGAGAAACACTTAGCATTCAAGAGTTTGGAAAATTAGCAGATGCGCTCTATCCGACATTTGGAAAGTAAGAAATTTTGTTAACATTTTTTCTTACAAGTAAAAAAAACATAATTTTTCATAAAAAATAAGTTGACAATATTTATTCAGGGCTGATAAAATATTATATTTTGTTGACATTTTTGGGCGTATCGCTTATACTGTTTTGTAGTGAGGTGTAAGCGAAAATGCCAAAAACTTTAGCGGACATTAAAAAGTCGTTGGATTGTCATTTGGGTAAACGTTTGCAGTTAAGAGCAAACGGAGGTCGCAAGAAAACGGTCGAGTGTGCAGGGATATTACGTGAGACATATCGTGCTATCTTTGTAGTTGAGCTTGATCAAGAGGACAATACGTGCAAGCGCGTATCGTATAGCTACACAGATATTTTAACTGAAGCAGTAGAGATTACTTTTTTAGACGAAGCGAAGGCTGCTGTCGCAAAATAGTTTCTAGTACTTATTTCTATATTTTGAAACACTCATGTATGTTAAAAACTGCATGAGTGTTTTGCGTTTTTCGGGACATACTAAATTCGTCAGTTGTTAAAGGAGGAGTTTATATGCCTAGAAAAGGTATCATGTCACCTCGATTAAAAGAAGAGATCGCAAAAGAGCTTGGATTTTATGATGTTGTGCAACGAGAAGGCTGGGGCGGCATTAAAGCTCGTGACGCCGGTAATATGGTCAAACGTGCCATAGAAATGGCTGAGCGAGCAAGTAATGAGCAAGACCAAAATAAGTAGACTATTTTTGCTAAAATAGCCAACTTATAAAAAAAAATTTCTTTTAGCAGGAATGGAATTTTTCTGCTGACACAACAACACAACTGACGAGAGAGAACCGTTACACCAAATAGGGGTATACGGTTCTTTTTTTCCATTTTCGCCTTCCCATTATGGTAAAATAAAATGAATAATCTTGTACGTAAGATGATGGGTTGTTGCGAAAGCGAAGAGCTGAAGGAGCGCCAGCCAATAATTGCGACAAAGCATAATTGATAAGTGTTGCTATAAGGGAGGAAGAAAGATGCTTTATGTAAAGGCGCCTGCAAAAATAAATTTAACATTAGATGTACTTTATAAAAGACCAGATAATTATCACGAAGTAGAGATGGTCATGACAACTGTCGATTTAGCAGATCGTATTAGTTTGGAATCCCGAGAAGATGGCACAATAGAAATAATTTCTACTGATAATTTTGTGCCGAATGATCACCGTAATTTTGCTTATCAGGCAGCGCGTCTAATAAAAGATACATACGGCATTGGACAAGGTGTATCCATTACTATAGAAAAAGAAATACCAATTGCAGCAGGTCTTGCAGGGGGCAGTAGTGATGCAGCCGCTACACTAAAGGGGTTGAATGAGCTATGGAATTTAGGGTTATCCATTGATGAATTAGCTGAACTGGGTGCAAAAATTGGATCTGATGTTTCATTTTGTGTCTATGGTGGTACAGCATTAGCCACAGGGCGTGGGGAAAAGATTCAGGAGTTGCCTGCACCGCCAAACTGTTGGG
This genomic stretch from Lysinibacillus pakistanensis harbors:
- the metG gene encoding methionine--tRNA ligase — translated: MSEQNKTFYITTPIYYPSGKFHIGTAYTTVASDTIARYKRLRGYDVRFLTGMDEHGQKIQEKAAEAGKHPQEYVNEIADAAKRLWALMDISYDDFIQTTQERHTKAVEKIFQKFLDNNDIYKGEYEGWYCTPCESFFTETQLENGNCPDCGRPVHKVKEESYFFNMKKYADRLLAYYEENLEFIEPESRKNEMINNFIKPGLEDLSVSRTSFDWGIKVPGDPKHVIYVWVDALTNYITALGYLSEDETLFNKYWPADVHVVGKDIVRFHTIYWPIFLMALDLPLPKKVFAHGFIMMKDGKMSKSKGNVIYPEMLIDRYGLDATRYFLLRELPFGSDGVFSPESFVERTNFDLANDLGNLLNRTISMINKYFDGIIPTENLLPTEFDAALKEQAETVRIKYEESMEKMQFSVVLADLWTLVSRTNKYIDETQPWVLAKEETDKPKLGAVMRNLAESLHQIAVMLQPFMTSSPKRIIEQLGLDDRFLAWDTIETFGNTIPANIKVVEKGIPIFPRLESEVEIAYIRDEMRGSVKTLQEEEPKDQSKTSGIPEIPEISIDDFMKIDLRVATVTACETVPKADKLLKLQVDLGYEQRQVVSGIAKFYSPDELVGQKVIVVANLKPVKLRGELSQGMILAGEKDGILKLASVDPKLENGAKVK
- the rsmA gene encoding 16S rRNA (adenine(1518)-N(6)/adenine(1519)-N(6))-dimethyltransferase RsmA, whose product is MHKDIATPIRTQEILKKYGFSFKKSLGQNFLIDPNILRNIVSHANLTENSGAIEVGPGIGALTEHLARSAKKVVSFEIDQRLLPVLEDTLSPYNNVTIVHSDILKADVAKIIEEEMSGIEDIMVVANLPYYVTTPILMKLLNDRLPIRGFVVMMQKEVADRITAKPGTKEYGSLSIAIQYYVKADIAMTVPKTVFMPQPNVDSAVIRLIKHDEPPVKVIDEDFLFVVTRASFVQRRKTIFNNLQSGLPNGKQNKEKILEALTAVNIEPTRRGETLSIQEFGKLADALYPTFGK
- a CDS encoding TatD family hydrolase, which gives rise to MFIDTHVHLNADQYTEDLQEVIDRALEAKVETMVVVGFDRKTIEKTMQLIEQYDFVYGVIGWHPVDAIDCTQEDLNWIEELTAHPKIVGIGETGLDYYWDKSPKDVQQALFRKQIHLAQKVNLPIIIHNRDATGDVVRILREENAASVGGVMHCYSGSVETAHECIAMNFMISLGGPVTFKNARMPKEVATEIPLEHLMIETDAPYLAPHPYRGKRNEPAFVPLVAEEIARLKGLTIEEIAQVTTANAKKFFRIDV
- a CDS encoding GIY-YIG nuclease family protein, with translation MEKNNNHYFYVLECADQSLYAGYTNNVEKRVAVHNAGKGAKYTRARGPVECIYMEEFETKQEAMRAEYAFKQLTRAQKINYIRRGES
- the veg gene encoding biofilm formation stimulator Veg; this translates as MPKTLADIKKSLDCHLGKRLQLRANGGRKKTVECAGILRETYRAIFVVELDQEDNTCKRVSYSYTDILTEAVEITFLDEAKAAVAK
- a CDS encoding AbrB/MazE/SpoVT family DNA-binding domain-containing protein, giving the protein MKSTGIVRKVDELGRVVIPIELRRTLGIAEKDALEIYVDDDKIILKKYMPNMTCAVTGEVSDDNFRLVGGKLILSPEGAEMLVKEIQNNLKK
- the rsmI gene encoding 16S rRNA (cytidine(1402)-2'-O)-methyltransferase translates to MKSQKSTIHDQTGCLYLVGTPIGNLEDMSVRALRILKEADIIAAEDTRNTKKLCNYFDIETPLISYHEHNLIVGGEKLLALLQEGKTIALVSDAGLPCISDPGADIVEKAIAQNFPVVPVPGPNAALSALIASGLTPQPFFFYGFLNRGKKERRQQLEQLKKRQETILFYEAPHRLKETLKDMELILGNRRIVLARELTKKFEEFLRGSLNEAVEWSQNEEIRGEFCIILEGNSNFEEEDNEEVYWGKMSFVEHVDYIIAQEGVTSKEAIKEVAKLRQVSKRDVYNEYHN
- a CDS encoding small, acid-soluble spore protein, alpha/beta type — its product is MPRKGIMSPRLKEEIAKELGFYDVVQREGWGGIKARDAGNMVKRAIEMAERASNEQDQNK
- a CDS encoding G5 and 3D domain-containing protein is translated as MSNNSMKNLFLGSLRSKQTVIRIISLVLFVSVISFVLYQGTKQTVTLEANGEKIEVATHAKTVEQLLQDQNIDIAEHDKISPSLNTKIVNGLAISWEQAKEVTISVDGNQSKVWTTETLVKDILKEANIQVSEHDSLVQGLDTKVGADNKIDIQKAFPVALVDGVKERQVWSTSTTVANFLKQQGIQLNEFDRVENNLEDVLTPKSKITVVRVEKVIDVVEDSLDFAVEKKQDASLQKGKQKVMTTGEKGSISRTFEVVKENGKEVARNLKTEKVLKEPKKQVVAVGTKTVVASAATVSRGSAEPANGKEFYVTATAYTPYCKGCSGTSATGINLRSGAGLKVIAVDPSVIKLGSKVWVEGYGTAVAGDTGGAIKGNKIDILVQSDAQASKWGVKKVRIKVLN
- the rnmV gene encoding ribonuclease M5, whose protein sequence is MQIKEIIVVEGKDDTTAIKRAVHADTIETNGSAISEETLKRIQHAQDKRGVIVFTDPDYPGRRIRAIIEERVKGVKHAFLPKAKTIAKNGKGLGIEHAADEDIRKALQQVYTPCSIEPITDDITLEDLMTARLIGHPRAKYRRDRLGELLNIGATNGKQLHKRLKMFQITEQQFGAAVAQLDQEENNA
- the ispE gene encoding 4-(cytidine 5'-diphospho)-2-C-methyl-D-erythritol kinase, which encodes MLYVKAPAKINLTLDVLYKRPDNYHEVEMVMTTVDLADRISLESREDGTIEIISTDNFVPNDHRNFAYQAARLIKDTYGIGQGVSITIEKEIPIAAGLAGGSSDAAATLKGLNELWNLGLSIDELAELGAKIGSDVSFCVYGGTALATGRGEKIQELPAPPNCWVVLAKPKIGVSTAEVYGGLKVEGLEHPNTKQMIRAIEREDYELLCSSLGNVLETVTFKLHPEVVMLKEQMKRFGADATLMSGSGPTVFGLVDSEARVSRIYNGLRGFCEEVYAVRILGERNTLA